Proteins from a genomic interval of Musa acuminata AAA Group cultivar baxijiao chromosome BXJ1-9, Cavendish_Baxijiao_AAA, whole genome shotgun sequence:
- the LOC103998304 gene encoding RING-H2 finger protein ATL56, which produces MAILISVVLLFVGVGVLVLIHVCIVGRAFRRGFNTMTPPARDDGRSGGLSPDDLAKLPCYEFKGREMVGATTDCAVCLESFQVGDGCRLLPACGHSFHAQCVDSWLLKSSICPICRTSADGGKGGKAGGGDGLEMREGQRVTAGVPHASSSQ; this is translated from the coding sequence ATGGCGATCCTCATCTCGGTGGTGCTGCTCTTCGTCGGCGTCGGCGTGTTGGTGCTCATCCATGTCTGCATCGTCGGCAGGGCATTCAGGAGGGGGTTCAACACCATGACGCCGCCCGCGCGCGACGACGGAAGGAGCGGCGGGTTGTCACCGGATGATCTGGCGAAGCTTCCCTGCTATGAATTCAAGGGTAGAGAGATGGTCGGCGCCACCACCGACTGTGCTGTGTGCTTGGAGAGCTTCCAGGTGGGTGACGGGTGCAGGTTGCTTCCTGCTTGCGGGCACAGCTTCCATGCGCAGTGTGTGGACTCCTGGTTGCTGAAGAGCTCCATATGTCCCATCTGTCGAACGAGCGCCGACGGCGGCAAGGGCGGTAAGGCCGGTGGCGGCGATGGGCTTGAGATGAGGGAGGGCCAAAGGGTAACAGCAGGAGTTCCCCATGCTTCCTCTTCACAATAG